A window of the Diabrotica undecimpunctata isolate CICGRU chromosome 1, icDiaUnde3, whole genome shotgun sequence genome harbors these coding sequences:
- the LOC140440358 gene encoding coiled-coil domain-containing protein 134-like — translation MLFEVMLKSRIFFFLYIIFIFLPLIYSETQNQESEAAEELYKKLFKQQRLEQLNAIKSFEKTSNYEKQYAMITLMAEKIFDTITESRVFVESSFVPGISEFPLDNERKAAISSILENTVLFSEIALRFPEISTSLLKRNKNWDLVLQWGIAFTYHMRHLLDDNTIQLLRLVSQELNHVERHPDYVNPYRKSPEVQKDIVQPKPKKKKKIIKKGPKLSTRFEL, via the exons ATGTTGTTTGAGGTTATGTTGAAATcaagaatatttttctttttgtatattatttttattttcttacctCTAATATATTCTGAAACACAAAATCAGGAATCAGAAGCCGCAGAAGAACTTT ataaaaaattatttaaacaacagCGACTAGAACAATTAAACGCAATAAAGAGCTTCGAAAAAACATCGAATTATGAAAAGCAATATGCTATGATTACTTTAATGGCTGAAAAGATATTTGATACTATTACTGAAAGTAGAGTCTTTGTAGAATCCTCATTTGTACCTGGAATTTCGGAGTTTCCTTTGGATAATGAAAGAAAAGCAGCTATATCCAGTATATTGGAGAATACTGTACTATTTTCCGAGATTGCATTAAGATTTCCAGAAATTTCTACTTctttattaaaaagaaataaaaactgggATCTTGTACTTCAATGGGGTATTGCATTTACTTATCATATGAGGCATCTTTTAGATGACAATACCATACAGCTGCTGAGATTAGTGAGTCAGGAATTAAATCATGTTGAAAGACACCCAGATTATGTAAATCCTTATAGAAAGTCTCCAGAAGTACAAAAAGATATTGTACAACCAAAGcccaagaagaaaaagaaaattattaagaaaGGACCAAAGTTATCTACTCGTTTTGAGTTGTAA